From the Bdellovibrio reynosensis genome, one window contains:
- a CDS encoding lipoate--protein ligase, with translation MRAFVFFTRAFLDAFLDGELAFYLMQLKVFLSDSLNPHLNLATEEWIFNNLEPDQHALFLWRNEDTILIGRHQNPWSECNLLRMVDDKVHLARRTTGGGAVFHDLGNTNFTFLSPKESYSLKNNTQIIFQALEKFGVKGEASGRNDLLFRAGDGYRKFSGSAYREKKDRAFHHGTLLLNTNLQRLRSYLLTNPKRLRAFNLESARARIANLSEIAKDVRHEKMVEAMIASFQSFYSSSSEIECLTASSLLEIPELKSQYESLTAWEWLYGNTLEFNHHIQEYLSLGSFEIQFKIYDGFVKDLRIYTNCLYPTLVEEITEALMEKPYDCPSVIRNFEPIISSHPELEAGLRELRAWICQTIN, from the coding sequence GTGCGGGCCTTTGTTTTTTTCACCAGAGCTTTTCTTGACGCTTTTTTAGATGGTGAATTAGCTTTTTATTTAATGCAGCTAAAGGTCTTTCTTTCCGATTCACTAAACCCCCATCTGAATCTCGCCACCGAGGAGTGGATCTTTAATAACTTAGAACCTGATCAGCATGCCCTTTTCCTATGGCGCAATGAAGACACAATCCTGATCGGGCGCCACCAAAATCCCTGGTCTGAATGTAACCTGCTAAGAATGGTTGATGATAAAGTTCATCTAGCCCGCAGAACCACCGGCGGAGGTGCTGTCTTTCATGATTTGGGAAATACCAACTTTACTTTTTTATCTCCGAAAGAATCCTACAGTCTTAAGAACAATACGCAGATCATTTTTCAAGCCTTAGAAAAATTTGGTGTTAAAGGCGAAGCCTCTGGTCGCAATGATTTATTATTTCGCGCGGGTGATGGTTACCGTAAATTCAGCGGCAGTGCATATCGCGAAAAAAAGGATCGCGCTTTTCATCACGGGACACTTTTATTAAATACAAATCTACAACGACTAAGAAGCTACTTATTAACGAATCCAAAAAGACTAAGAGCCTTCAACTTGGAATCGGCACGAGCACGCATCGCAAACTTAAGTGAAATTGCCAAGGATGTGCGCCACGAAAAAATGGTTGAAGCAATGATTGCTTCGTTTCAAAGCTTTTATAGTTCGTCCTCAGAGATCGAATGTTTGACGGCCTCTAGTCTGCTTGAGATCCCCGAATTAAAATCCCAATACGAATCGTTAACAGCCTGGGAATGGCTGTACGGTAACACCTTAGAGTTCAATCATCACATCCAAGAATATCTATCTCTGGGCTCATTTGAAATTCAGTTCAAGATTTACGACGGATTCGTGAAGGATTTAAGAATATACACGAACTGCCTTTATCCAACCCTGGTTGAAGAAATCACCGAAGCATTGATGGAAAAACCCTATGACTGCCCTTCTGTGATTCGAAATTTTGAGCCCATCATCAGTTCCCACCCCGAGCTTGAAGCAGGCTTACGGGAACTGCGGGCTTGGATCTGCCAAACTATCAATTAG
- the prpB gene encoding methylisocitrate lyase, with product MLFPEITPAQKRKNFREALKSGKLLQFPGSWSPLVSMAIQKEGFDGVYISGSVLSNDLGYPDIGLTTLSEVANRGRQIARTTSLPTIIDIDTGFGEPMSATRTVQEMIEMGLAGCHIEDQINPKRCGHLDGKGLVTRDEATRKVAAAARGKKLDENFLLIARTDARAVEGLDKAIDRAKAYIDAGADCIFTEALENEKEFETFRKAVNVPLLANMTEFGKGRLYTYEELSNLGYNIVIYPVTTFRLAMKATIDGLNEIKAKGTQEGLLGKMHHRKDLYTLTRYDEYNSFDSSIFNFKVRE from the coding sequence ATGTTGTTTCCTGAAATTACACCGGCGCAGAAGCGTAAGAATTTTCGTGAGGCTTTAAAATCTGGGAAGCTTTTGCAGTTTCCGGGGTCTTGGTCTCCGCTTGTAAGTATGGCTATTCAGAAAGAAGGATTTGATGGGGTTTATATCTCTGGCTCTGTTCTTTCTAATGATCTTGGATATCCTGATATTGGCTTAACTACTTTGTCTGAAGTTGCTAACCGTGGTCGTCAGATTGCGCGCACGACTTCACTTCCAACTATTATTGATATCGACACTGGTTTTGGTGAACCGATGTCAGCGACTCGCACTGTGCAGGAAATGATTGAGATGGGCCTAGCAGGCTGCCATATCGAAGATCAAATCAATCCGAAGCGTTGTGGTCACCTTGATGGTAAGGGCCTAGTGACTCGTGATGAAGCGACTCGCAAAGTGGCTGCTGCTGCTCGTGGTAAAAAGCTTGATGAGAATTTCTTATTGATCGCTCGTACGGATGCTCGTGCTGTTGAAGGTCTTGATAAGGCCATTGATCGCGCGAAAGCTTACATCGATGCGGGTGCGGATTGCATCTTCACGGAAGCTCTTGAGAACGAAAAAGAATTTGAAACGTTCCGCAAAGCTGTCAATGTTCCTTTACTGGCGAACATGACGGAATTTGGTAAGGGCCGCCTTTACACTTACGAAGAGTTATCGAACTTAGGTTATAACATCGTGATCTATCCGGTCACTACATTCCGTCTGGCGATGAAAGCAACCATTGATGGCTTAAATGAAATCAAAGCTAAAGGAACTCAAGAAGGTCTTTTAGGCAAAATGCATCATCGTAAAGATCTTTACACGTTGACGAGATACGACGAGTACAACTCGTTTGATTCAAGCATTTTTAACTTTAAAGTGCGCGAATAA
- a CDS encoding lipoate--protein ligase, translating into MTKLKVFLSDSLNPHLNLATEEWIFHNLDPSQQVLFLWRNEETVVIGRNQNPWSECNLAQMKADNVHLARRTTGGGAVFHDLGNTNFTFLSPKESYKRENNIQIIFDALKNFGIQGEASGRNDLLIPFHDGPRKFSGSAYREKKDRAFHHGTLLLHADLTRLGNYLTPNPKKLQAKGKESVRARVANLTEVAKDIRHEQIVETMVASFEKFYGGKAEIESLTLSSLQQIPELKAQYESLSNWDWLYGNTLEFSHKMDEYLSLGFFDFHFQVEDGVIKDLKIFTDCLYPQLIEEITTSLRGQTYRGETVRKTLAAAREKYSDLSAGLTELEDWLCRHLEV; encoded by the coding sequence ATGACTAAGCTTAAAGTTTTCCTTTCTGATAGTTTAAATCCCCACCTTAATCTTGCTACGGAAGAATGGATTTTCCATAATTTGGATCCGTCCCAACAAGTTTTGTTTTTATGGCGCAACGAAGAAACTGTGGTGATTGGGCGCAATCAGAATCCTTGGTCAGAATGCAACTTGGCGCAAATGAAAGCGGACAATGTTCACTTAGCCCGCAGAACTACCGGCGGTGGAGCTGTATTTCATGATTTAGGGAACACCAACTTCACTTTTCTTTCGCCGAAAGAATCCTATAAGCGCGAAAACAATATTCAAATCATCTTTGATGCTTTGAAAAATTTTGGTATTCAAGGTGAAGCTTCCGGTCGTAACGATCTATTGATTCCTTTCCACGATGGTCCTCGCAAATTCAGCGGCAGTGCTTATCGCGAGAAAAAAGACCGCGCTTTTCATCATGGGACATTATTGTTGCATGCGGATCTTACTCGCTTAGGAAATTATCTAACGCCGAATCCTAAGAAATTGCAGGCCAAGGGAAAAGAATCAGTGCGCGCGCGCGTAGCGAATCTAACTGAAGTTGCTAAAGACATTCGCCATGAACAAATCGTTGAAACCATGGTGGCTTCCTTTGAAAAGTTCTACGGTGGGAAGGCTGAAATTGAATCTTTAACGTTATCAAGCCTTCAACAGATTCCAGAACTAAAGGCGCAATACGAATCTTTAAGCAATTGGGATTGGCTGTACGGCAACACGTTAGAATTCAGCCACAAGATGGATGAATATTTATCGTTGGGCTTTTTTGATTTCCACTTCCAAGTTGAAGACGGCGTCATTAAAGACCTAAAGATTTTCACTGACTGTCTTTATCCGCAGCTTATCGAAGAAATCACGACAAGCCTGCGGGGGCAGACTTATCGTGGAGAAACAGTTCGTAAAACTTTAGCAGCAGCCCGAGAAAAGTATTCTGATCTTTCAGCAGGGCTTACTGAACTTGAAGATTGGCTTTGCCGTCATCTTGAAGTCTAA
- a CDS encoding bifunctional 2-methylcitrate synthase/citrate synthase: MAEYINPDYVPEPEKMNVKKGLDGVVMDTSSVSKVNPHTNSLIYRGYPVQDLAENCAFEEVAFLMYNGELPTASQLADFTKKEKGYREISTTLLNVIKALPPKCHPMDSIRTAVSFLGAEDARIWDASPSTNMDKAIQLLAKIPTMVAADYRFKKGLDFIPPKADLSISENFFHMCFGKVPQKEVVKAFDVSLILYAEHSFNASTFTARVVTSTQSDIYSATVAGIGALKGPLHGGANEMVMHMMKEIADPAKAEQWMLDALAQKKKVMGFGHRVYRSGDSRVPTMKKYAQVMADVTGEQKWMQMYTSLEKVMVEKKKIYPNLDFPAGPAYYMMGFEIDFFTPIFVMARTTGWSAHIMEQTADNRIIRPLSEYVGKEQRKVVPLNERK, from the coding sequence ATGGCTGAGTATATCAATCCAGATTACGTTCCAGAACCAGAGAAAATGAACGTTAAAAAAGGGCTTGATGGCGTTGTAATGGATACGTCTTCTGTATCTAAAGTGAATCCCCACACAAACTCTTTGATCTACCGTGGTTACCCAGTTCAGGACTTGGCTGAAAACTGCGCTTTCGAAGAAGTTGCTTTCTTAATGTACAATGGCGAATTGCCAACAGCTTCTCAACTTGCTGACTTCACTAAAAAAGAAAAAGGCTATCGCGAGATCTCTACAACTTTGCTGAACGTGATCAAAGCTCTTCCACCGAAATGCCATCCAATGGATTCAATCCGCACTGCGGTTTCTTTCCTTGGCGCTGAAGACGCGCGTATCTGGGATGCTTCTCCATCAACAAACATGGATAAAGCAATCCAATTGCTAGCAAAAATTCCTACTATGGTTGCTGCTGACTACCGCTTCAAAAAAGGTTTGGATTTCATTCCTCCTAAAGCGGATCTTTCTATTTCTGAAAACTTCTTCCATATGTGCTTTGGTAAAGTACCGCAAAAAGAAGTTGTTAAGGCTTTTGACGTTTCTTTGATCCTTTACGCTGAACACAGCTTCAATGCTTCTACTTTCACAGCACGTGTTGTGACTTCAACTCAATCTGATATCTACTCTGCAACTGTCGCGGGTATCGGCGCGTTGAAAGGTCCTTTGCATGGTGGTGCGAACGAAATGGTTATGCACATGATGAAAGAGATCGCTGATCCAGCAAAAGCGGAACAATGGATGCTTGATGCTTTGGCTCAGAAGAAAAAAGTGATGGGCTTCGGTCACCGTGTTTACCGTTCTGGCGACTCTCGCGTACCAACTATGAAAAAATACGCGCAAGTTATGGCTGATGTGACTGGCGAACAAAAATGGATGCAAATGTACACGTCACTTGAAAAAGTAATGGTAGAGAAAAAGAAAATCTACCCTAACTTGGATTTCCCAGCAGGTCCTGCATACTACATGATGGGTTTTGAAATCGACTTCTTTACTCCAATCTTCGTAATGGCACGTACTACTGGTTGGTCTGCTCACATCATGGAACAAACTGCTGACAATCGTATCATCCGTCCTCTTTCTGAGTACGTAGGAAAAGAACAACGTAAAGTTGTTCCTTTGAACGAACGTAAATAA
- a CDS encoding DOMON-like domain-containing protein encodes MNVLQPFASTPLTDQFKIFSDLQIISAEKIEITFQISGPLDKILWPDPAIIESRQDELWKTTCLETFLGSGPQANDSYTEVNCSPNGNWNAYSFSSYREGMSPSPDITVRLKEKSTQGQNGFFKIELLSTKAIAASCVGLTAVIEFTTGEKAYWALRHPKSTADFHDKTGWKT; translated from the coding sequence ATGAACGTTTTGCAGCCCTTTGCTTCGACACCGTTAACGGATCAATTTAAAATTTTTAGCGATCTGCAAATAATTTCTGCTGAAAAAATCGAAATCACTTTTCAGATTTCAGGTCCATTAGACAAAATTCTGTGGCCTGATCCGGCCATCATCGAAAGTCGCCAAGATGAATTATGGAAAACAACCTGTCTGGAAACTTTTCTGGGATCCGGTCCCCAGGCCAATGACTCTTACACGGAGGTCAATTGCTCCCCCAATGGCAATTGGAATGCTTATAGTTTTAGCAGTTATCGTGAGGGCATGAGCCCTTCACCCGATATCACTGTGCGTCTGAAAGAGAAATCCACCCAAGGCCAAAATGGTTTTTTTAAGATTGAATTGCTTAGTACGAAAGCAATTGCGGCCTCCTGCGTTGGATTAACTGCAGTCATAGAGTTCACGACTGGCGAAAAAGCTTATTGGGCTTTGCGCCACCCAAAATCCACCGCGGATTTCCACGACAAGACCGGCTGGAAAACCTAG
- a CDS encoding MmgE/PrpD family protein — MKKHTVRVYPSKEKLDRKDQLAWKIAEIASDNAPIKADVLDMVINRIIDNASVAIAAANRRPVASARAMALAHPRNGGATVFGMPNDQKFDCEWATWANGTAVRELDFHDTYLAADYSHPGDNIPAILAVAQQMGKNGKELLKGIVTGYEVHVDLVKAICLHMHKKDHIAHLCPAQAAGIGTLLSLPTETIFQAVQQAVHVSFTTRQSRKGEISSWKAYAPAHAGKLAVEAVDRVMRGEGAPSPIYEGEDSVIAYMLDGKNGKYEVPLPEVGEEKRAILETYTKEHSAEYQSQALIDLARKMKPMIKNFDDIKDIVIHTSHHTHYVIGTGANDPQKMDPNASRETLDHSIMYIFAVALQDGTWHHVNSYAPERAQRPDTVALWHKISTIEDKQWTAWYHETDPDKKRFGGRVEITMKDGSKIVDELGVADAHPAGARPFKRADYIRKFDTLTEGIITKAERDRFIGLCERLETLTAEEVQQLNVQIPIEKLVNNKRDNKGIF, encoded by the coding sequence ATGAAGAAACACACCGTTCGCGTTTATCCATCTAAAGAAAAATTGGATCGTAAAGATCAACTGGCTTGGAAAATTGCAGAAATCGCTTCTGACAATGCTCCAATCAAAGCTGATGTTCTTGATATGGTCATTAACCGTATCATCGACAATGCTTCTGTCGCTATCGCTGCAGCTAATCGTCGTCCTGTGGCTTCTGCTCGTGCGATGGCGCTTGCGCATCCTCGTAACGGTGGTGCGACTGTATTCGGTATGCCGAATGATCAAAAATTCGATTGCGAATGGGCGACTTGGGCGAACGGGACTGCGGTTCGTGAATTGGATTTCCATGACACTTACCTAGCGGCTGATTATTCTCACCCTGGTGATAACATTCCTGCGATTTTGGCCGTTGCTCAACAAATGGGTAAAAACGGTAAAGAACTTCTTAAAGGTATCGTGACTGGTTATGAAGTTCACGTAGACCTAGTAAAAGCGATCTGCCTTCACATGCACAAAAAAGATCATATTGCTCACTTGTGCCCTGCTCAAGCAGCTGGTATCGGTACATTGCTTTCTCTTCCAACTGAAACCATCTTCCAAGCGGTTCAACAAGCAGTTCACGTGTCTTTCACGACTCGTCAATCTCGCAAAGGTGAAATCTCTTCTTGGAAAGCTTACGCTCCGGCACACGCTGGTAAACTCGCTGTTGAAGCAGTGGACCGTGTTATGCGTGGCGAAGGTGCGCCATCTCCAATCTATGAAGGCGAAGATTCTGTTATCGCTTACATGCTAGATGGTAAAAACGGTAAATACGAAGTTCCACTTCCAGAAGTGGGCGAAGAAAAACGCGCGATCCTTGAGACTTACACTAAAGAACACTCTGCAGAGTACCAATCTCAAGCATTGATCGACTTGGCTCGCAAAATGAAGCCAATGATCAAAAACTTCGACGATATCAAAGATATCGTGATCCACACTTCTCACCACACTCACTACGTGATCGGTACTGGTGCAAACGATCCACAAAAAATGGATCCAAATGCGTCTCGTGAAACTTTGGACCACTCTATTATGTACATCTTCGCAGTGGCTCTTCAAGACGGCACTTGGCACCATGTGAACTCTTACGCTCCAGAGCGCGCTCAACGCCCTGACACTGTGGCATTGTGGCACAAAATCTCTACGATCGAAGACAAACAATGGACGGCTTGGTACCACGAGACAGATCCAGATAAAAAACGCTTCGGTGGCCGCGTAGAAATCACAATGAAAGACGGTTCTAAAATCGTTGATGAACTTGGCGTAGCTGATGCGCATCCAGCAGGTGCCCGCCCATTCAAACGTGCTGACTACATCCGTAAGTTTGACACTTTGACTGAAGGAATCATTACTAAGGCAGAACGCGATCGTTTTATCGGTCTTTGCGAACGTCTTGAAACTTTGACTGCTGAAGAAGTTCAACAGTTGAACGTGCAGATCCCAATCGAAAAGCTTGTTAACAACAAGCGTGATAACAAAGGTATCTTCTAG